One part of the Girardinichthys multiradiatus isolate DD_20200921_A chromosome 10, DD_fGirMul_XY1, whole genome shotgun sequence genome encodes these proteins:
- the kcnj16 gene encoding inward rectifier potassium channel 16 — protein MPKYLSVSPFEEISVKTENRPHPKKQRYLRKEGSCKVVFRHVPEEWLLFVNDIFTTLVEIRWRVMFLIFASSYILSWLVFGVLYFVIALAHGDLRDHNNDPCVFEVRSFTASFLFSLETQTTIGYGFRGMSENCMTAIIIVTIQDVISCFIDTFVIGIVVAKMASARKRAQTISFSNRAVINLRDGYLCLSWRVGDFRRYHMVEGTCCAHILRTIVHTTGLVDVTYEDVVIQQKDIILITPTTIFHRIEPGSPLYNMSLEDLRKADFELVVSFTYTDDSTGMLHQTRTSYTSDEILWGHLFQEMIRVTKKHFRIDYNLFNNTDKVLVPLVSAEEYKLKKNEEEQKKLWLSARASPKNSPRCSPLPSLRSLQQSHKENCLNPPTAMVEHKGDNQPEPNVTATQTENQHQETLTVSKDLTITE, from the coding sequence ATGCCTAAATATCTATCAGTAAGCCCCTTTGAAGAAATAAGTGTGAAGACTGAAAATAGACCTCACCCGAAGAAACAACGCTACTTACGTAAAGAGGGCAGCTGTAAAGTGGTGTTTCGCCACGTTCCAGAAGAATGGCTGCTGTTTGTCAATGACATCTTTACCACCTTAGTTGAGATCAGGTGGAGGGTGATGTTCCTGATTTTTGCATCATCTTACATCCTTTCCTGGCTTGTCTTTGGAgtcctttattttgtcattgctTTGGCTCACGGAGATCTCAGAGACCACAATAATGACCCCTGTGTATTTGAGGTGCGCAGCTTCACAGCCAGTTTCCTCTTTTCTCTGGAAACCCAGACCACCATTGGTTACGGCTTTAGAGGAATGTCTGAGAACTGCATGACTGCCATCATCATTGTTACCATACAAGATGTCATCAGCTGCTTCATTGACACTTTTGTCATTGGAATTGTGGTGGCCAAAATGGCCTCGGCCCGAAAGAGGGCACAGACCATCAGCTTCAGCAACCGTGCTGTCATCAACCTTCGAGACGGGTATCTATGTCTTTCTTGGAGGGTTGGGGATTTCCGCAGGTACCACATGGTGGAGGGAACGTGCTGTGCTCATATTCTCCGCACCATAGTGCACACAACCGGGTTAGTCGATGTAACCTATGAAGATGTGGTCATCCAGCAGAAGGACATTATCTTGATCACACCTACCACCATTTTCCACCGAATTGAACCTGGAAGTCCGCTGTACAATATGAGTTTGGAAGATCTCCGAAAGGCAGACTTTGAACTGGTGGTATCGTTCACCTACACAGACGACTCCACCGGCATGCTCCATCAGACCCGGACATCATACACATCAGATGAGATCCTCTGGGGTCATCTTTTTCAGGAGATGATCAGAGTGACCAAGAAGCACTTCAGGATCGATTACAACCTGTTCAATAACACTGATAAAGTGCTGGTACCTCTGGTCAGCGCTGAGGAGTATAAGCTGAAGAAGAATGAGGAGGAGCAGAAGAAGCTTTGGCTTTCTGCTCGGGCTTCTCCAAAAAATTCCCCCAGGTGTTCCCCACTGCCATCTTTACGATCACTGCAGCAAAGTCATAAAGAGAATTGTCTGAACCCTCCAACAGCAATGGTTGAACATAAGGGAGACAACCAGCCAGAGCCAAATGTTACAGCAACACAAACTGAAAATCAACATCAAGAAACTTTGACTGTGTCAAAAGACCTCACAATCACAGAATAA